The proteins below come from a single Verrucomicrobiota bacterium genomic window:
- a CDS encoding beta-ketoacyl-[acyl-carrier-protein] synthase family protein gives MRRVVITGLGPITSIGIGKNAFWEGLQAARTGIGPVTYFDAAIFNARSASEVKDWFPERYFPPHRLKRLDRYAQFAVGSVALALQDAGLNYSTGDPQPRVGVSFGTALGGVANAESQHKAFVKGGPKSVHQTLALQVFGGSAHCNAAIEFGLRGVGTTNSNSCASGNVAIGEALRYIRDGWADVMVAGAAEAPLSPLTFGAFAFIRTMSRSADPSSACRPFDKRRDGFVMGEGAASLVLEEYEHARARGAHIYAEVIGYSLNNDAFHMTTPLPTGESCIQAMVDALASARVHPEQIDYINGHASSTQLNDANECFCVKAVFGEHARRLMISGTKAYYGHPLGASAAIEGIICALALERDFVPPTLNYEEVDPACDLDVVPNQPREKPLTYILSNAFGFGGINSCVVYKRV, from the coding sequence ATGAGACGAGTCGTCATAACCGGCCTGGGCCCCATAACCTCGATCGGAATTGGGAAAAATGCGTTTTGGGAGGGTCTCCAGGCGGCCCGCACGGGAATCGGGCCCGTAACCTATTTTGATGCGGCTATCTTCAACGCCCGCAGCGCGAGCGAAGTTAAAGATTGGTTCCCCGAACGTTACTTCCCGCCGCACCGCCTCAAGCGCCTGGACCGATACGCGCAGTTTGCGGTCGGCTCCGTGGCCTTGGCCCTGCAAGACGCCGGGCTGAACTACTCAACCGGCGATCCCCAGCCTCGCGTCGGCGTCAGTTTCGGGACGGCCCTCGGCGGGGTGGCCAATGCGGAAAGCCAGCACAAGGCGTTTGTGAAAGGGGGCCCGAAATCGGTGCACCAGACGTTGGCGCTCCAGGTGTTCGGCGGATCAGCTCACTGTAACGCGGCGATCGAGTTCGGCCTGCGCGGCGTGGGCACCACAAACTCGAACAGCTGCGCAAGCGGCAACGTGGCAATCGGCGAAGCCTTGCGCTATATCCGGGATGGTTGGGCGGACGTCATGGTGGCAGGAGCGGCAGAGGCGCCGCTGAGCCCCCTTACCTTCGGCGCATTTGCCTTTATCCGGACGATGAGCCGCAGTGCAGACCCGAGTTCGGCGTGCCGCCCGTTCGACAAGCGGCGCGATGGCTTCGTCATGGGCGAGGGTGCGGCAAGCCTGGTGCTGGAGGAATACGAGCATGCCAGGGCGCGCGGCGCGCACATTTACGCTGAGGTCATCGGTTACAGCCTCAATAATGATGCGTTTCACATGACGACGCCCCTGCCAACCGGTGAATCATGCATCCAAGCCATGGTCGACGCACTGGCTTCGGCCCGGGTGCATCCCGAACAGATCGATTACATCAACGGCCATGCCAGTTCGACGCAGTTAAACGATGCGAATGAATGTTTCTGCGTGAAGGCGGTCTTCGGCGAACACGCGCGCCGGTTAATGATCAGCGGCACCAAAGCGTACTATGGGCATCCGCTCGGAGCGAGTGCCGCCATCGAGGGGATCATTTGCGCGCTGGCCCTCGAGCGTGACTTTGTGCCCCCGACGTTAAACTATGAGGAAGTCGACCCCGCCTGTGACCTTGACGTCGTTCCGAACCAACCGCGCGAAAAGCCGCTCACTTACATCCTGAGCAACGCCTTCGGATTCGGCGGGATCAACTCCTGCGTGGTTTACAAGCGGGTCTAG